A region from the Anoplolepis gracilipes chromosome 2, ASM4749672v1, whole genome shotgun sequence genome encodes:
- the LOC140675331 gene encoding uncharacterized protein isoform X1, whose translation MTVTVTPSTSDVADKAVSTDDGGSGGMEVARLEAVLAALVETKVEAMKASSTLSRRSGSAPASPRRPRLTSTSTASSSLNHHHHHHHHHHHHHSQQQQQEQLHNKKKGQHHQQYHRHRRKRHDSAPCGSDYLNNVMDHSQHKLPNGKGRRRASESPRSPRKKRRHSRSPNVLHQGVVQDVHTGLDSRFELLGIDGDQDVALINFERAKEVLGDSCEYPRLHRSACYFSQSAAQLKIHYDDDDYVALNVADELEEEEILSGPEKVDEPQGKYHRPRRKRKRKRRKIESVVPDEELVDPEELPPRARWTIMATACLLLAMSLLLVGVTLRMAPIIDDMVRKENEELLNSLNRDISVPENVTAPP comes from the exons ATGACGGTGACGGTGACGCCGTCGACTTCCGACGTCGCCGACAAGGCGGTGTCGACGGACGATGGTGGCAGCGGCGGCATGGAAGTGGCGCGTCTCGAGGCCGTCCTCGCCGCCCTGGTGGAAACGAAGGTGGAAGCGATGAAGGCATCGTCGACGCTAAGCCGACGTTCCGGTAGCGCACCCGCCAGTCCGCGCCGACCTAGATTGACCTCGACTTCGACGGCCTCCTCCTCACTGAATCATCACCACCATCATCACCAtcaccatcatcatcatcactcgcagcaacagcaacaggAGCAACTgcacaataagaaaaaaggcCAGCATCATCAGCAGTATCACCGGCATCGTCGTAAACGTCATGACTCCGCGCCTTGCGGGAGTGATTATCTTAATAACGTGATGGATCATTCTCAGCATAAGTTACCTAACG GAAAGGGACGGAGAAGAGCCTCCGAAAGTCCTAGAAGTCCTCGAAAAAAGCGCAGGCATTCGAGGAGCCCAAATGTTCTTCATCAAGGCGTCGTCCAAGACGTTCACACCGGCCTCGATTCGCGCTTCGAGCTGCTCGGTATTGACGGCGACCAAGATGTGGCTCTAATAAACTTCGAAAGGGCCAAGGAAGTCCTCGGTGACTCCTGCGAATATCCACGGCTGCACCGAAGTGCCTGCTACTTTTCTCAAAGCGCAGCTCAATT AAAAATTCattacgacgacgacgactatGTGGCGTTGAACGTAGCCGACGAGCTGGAGGAGGAAGAGATCTTAAGTGGTCCGGAGAAGGTAGATGAGCCTCAGGGAAAGTATCACCGACCACGAAGAAAGCGCAAACGTAAACGGCGCAAAATCGAGTCCGTCGTTCCGGACGAGGAGCTTGTCGATCCCGAGGAACTCCCTCCTCGTGCACGATGGACGATCATGGCGACCGCTTGTCTTCTACTCGCCATGTCCTTGCTCTTGGTCGGTGTCACGCTGCGGATGGCTCCTATAATCGACGACATGG
- the LOC140675331 gene encoding uncharacterized protein isoform X3, whose translation MTVTVTPSTSDVADKAVSTDDGGSGGMEVARLEAVLAALVETKVEAMKASSTLSRRSGSAPASPRRPRLTSTSTASSSLNHHHHHHHHHHHHHSQQQQQEQLHNKKKGQHHQQYHRHRRKRHDSAPCGSDYLNNVMDHSQHKLPNGKGRRRASESPRSPRKKRRHSRSPNVLHQGVVQDVHTGLDSRFELLGIDGDQDVALINFERAKEVLGDSCEYPRLHRSACYFSQSAAQLKIHYDDDDYVALNVADELEEEEILSGPEKVDEPQGKYHRPRRKRKRKRRKIESVVPDEELVDPEELPPRARWTIMATACLLLAMSLLLVGVTLRMAPIIDDMATK comes from the exons ATGACGGTGACGGTGACGCCGTCGACTTCCGACGTCGCCGACAAGGCGGTGTCGACGGACGATGGTGGCAGCGGCGGCATGGAAGTGGCGCGTCTCGAGGCCGTCCTCGCCGCCCTGGTGGAAACGAAGGTGGAAGCGATGAAGGCATCGTCGACGCTAAGCCGACGTTCCGGTAGCGCACCCGCCAGTCCGCGCCGACCTAGATTGACCTCGACTTCGACGGCCTCCTCCTCACTGAATCATCACCACCATCATCACCAtcaccatcatcatcatcactcgcagcaacagcaacaggAGCAACTgcacaataagaaaaaaggcCAGCATCATCAGCAGTATCACCGGCATCGTCGTAAACGTCATGACTCCGCGCCTTGCGGGAGTGATTATCTTAATAACGTGATGGATCATTCTCAGCATAAGTTACCTAACG GAAAGGGACGGAGAAGAGCCTCCGAAAGTCCTAGAAGTCCTCGAAAAAAGCGCAGGCATTCGAGGAGCCCAAATGTTCTTCATCAAGGCGTCGTCCAAGACGTTCACACCGGCCTCGATTCGCGCTTCGAGCTGCTCGGTATTGACGGCGACCAAGATGTGGCTCTAATAAACTTCGAAAGGGCCAAGGAAGTCCTCGGTGACTCCTGCGAATATCCACGGCTGCACCGAAGTGCCTGCTACTTTTCTCAAAGCGCAGCTCAATT AAAAATTCattacgacgacgacgactatGTGGCGTTGAACGTAGCCGACGAGCTGGAGGAGGAAGAGATCTTAAGTGGTCCGGAGAAGGTAGATGAGCCTCAGGGAAAGTATCACCGACCACGAAGAAAGCGCAAACGTAAACGGCGCAAAATCGAGTCCGTCGTTCCGGACGAGGAGCTTGTCGATCCCGAGGAACTCCCTCCTCGTGCACGATGGACGATCATGGCGACCGCTTGTCTTCTACTCGCCATGTCCTTGCTCTTGGTCGGTGTCACGCTGCGGATGGCTCCTATAATCGACGACATGG
- the LOC140675331 gene encoding uncharacterized protein isoform X2, producing MTVTVTPSTSDVADKAVSTDDGGSGGMEVARLEAVLAALVETKVEAMKASSTLSRRSGSAPASPRRPRLTSTSTASSSLNHHHHHHHHHHHHHSQQQQQEQLHNKKKGQHHQQYHRHRRKRHDSAPCGSDYLNNVMDHSQHKLPNGKGRRRASESPRSPRKKRRHSRSPNVLHQGVVQDVHTGLDSRFELLGIDGDQDVALINFERAKEVLGDSCEYPRLHRSACYFSQSAAQLKIHYDDDDYVALNVADELEEEEILSGPEKVDEPQGKYHRPRRKRKRKRRKIESVVPDEELVDPEELPPRARWTIMATACLLLAMSLLLVGVTLRMAPIIDDMEIAMKRRNCYQKRRMSTSLTTSGF from the exons ATGACGGTGACGGTGACGCCGTCGACTTCCGACGTCGCCGACAAGGCGGTGTCGACGGACGATGGTGGCAGCGGCGGCATGGAAGTGGCGCGTCTCGAGGCCGTCCTCGCCGCCCTGGTGGAAACGAAGGTGGAAGCGATGAAGGCATCGTCGACGCTAAGCCGACGTTCCGGTAGCGCACCCGCCAGTCCGCGCCGACCTAGATTGACCTCGACTTCGACGGCCTCCTCCTCACTGAATCATCACCACCATCATCACCAtcaccatcatcatcatcactcgcagcaacagcaacaggAGCAACTgcacaataagaaaaaaggcCAGCATCATCAGCAGTATCACCGGCATCGTCGTAAACGTCATGACTCCGCGCCTTGCGGGAGTGATTATCTTAATAACGTGATGGATCATTCTCAGCATAAGTTACCTAACG GAAAGGGACGGAGAAGAGCCTCCGAAAGTCCTAGAAGTCCTCGAAAAAAGCGCAGGCATTCGAGGAGCCCAAATGTTCTTCATCAAGGCGTCGTCCAAGACGTTCACACCGGCCTCGATTCGCGCTTCGAGCTGCTCGGTATTGACGGCGACCAAGATGTGGCTCTAATAAACTTCGAAAGGGCCAAGGAAGTCCTCGGTGACTCCTGCGAATATCCACGGCTGCACCGAAGTGCCTGCTACTTTTCTCAAAGCGCAGCTCAATT AAAAATTCattacgacgacgacgactatGTGGCGTTGAACGTAGCCGACGAGCTGGAGGAGGAAGAGATCTTAAGTGGTCCGGAGAAGGTAGATGAGCCTCAGGGAAAGTATCACCGACCACGAAGAAAGCGCAAACGTAAACGGCGCAAAATCGAGTCCGTCGTTCCGGACGAGGAGCTTGTCGATCCCGAGGAACTCCCTCCTCGTGCACGATGGACGATCATGGCGACCGCTTGTCTTCTACTCGCCATGTCCTTGCTCTTGGTCGGTGTCACGCTGCGGATGGCTCCTATAATCGACGACATGG
- the LOC140676343 gene encoding urea transporter 1: protein MSAKALPTIELRQERTWVPCVGDFAILKKFFAQKEGPIWEAVQLFDALLRGFGQIVFANNPLSGLLIIVTLAAVAPGTLALSTATAVLGLLLSVLIREPQDIVENGLSVYNPLLVGAISYAMIPRIYASFDAFSFLLVFLATILSVYLARSLRSDKFSCTVWPFNLVEFALIFALSTQNGAEVLAKSMEPMFKMHNATSETTMTTATTTTTTTTTMYDAGFYEEIETNAYIDWGMILRGSVVSASQLFCINNVIVGAIMYLAMLICSPTSTAFSYFGALCGTFAGLELGVDYHKVYSGLWGYNSLLTGAALGGNLLVLNSQTTAATFMAIIFTLLLQYSIESILINTRLPILTLPFVISTSFFLKLSSGKEDPTFPWPVSPISFTEKQRHDYLVRRAALKEEGTLEELEVVIQNETRLIQSNN from the exons ATGTCCGCGAAAGCGCTACCAACAATAGAACTGCGACAA GAAAGAACATGGGTACCATGCGTAGGCGACTTTGCGATTTTGAAGAAATTCTTTGCGCAGAAGGAGGGGCCAATTTGGGAAGCGGTGCAATTATTTGATGCCTTGTTGCGTGGATTTGGACAA ATCGTTTTTGCGAATAATCCCCTCAGCGGACTACTGATAATAGTTACCTTGGCTGCAGTAGCGCCAGGTACATTGGCGTTGTCCACAGCCACCGCCGTCCTTGGCCTCCTATTGTCCGTG CTCATACGAGAACCTCAGGATATTGTAGAAAACGGATTAAGCGTATACAATCCCTTATTGGTCGGTGCGATATCATACGCTATGATACCGCGGATTTACGCTTCCTTCGATGCTTTTAGTTTTCTGCTTGTGTTCCTGGCGACGATACTCAG TGTTTATCTCGCGCGGTCCCTGAGaagcgataaattttcatgCACAGTATGGCCATTTAACTTGGTGGAGTTTGCGTTGATTTTCGCCCTTTCAACGCAGAATGGTGCGGAGGTGTTAGCTAAATCTATGGAACCGATGTTTAAGatg CACAATGCAACAAGTGAGACAACGatgacgacggcgacgacgacgacgacgacgacgacgacaatgTACGACGCCGGTTTCTACGAGGAGATTGAGACCAATGCTTATATCGACTGGGGAATG atactaCGAGGTAGCGTCGTTTCCGCATCACAGCTGTTTTGCATCAATAATGTGATCGTTGGAGCTATCATGTACCTGGCAATGTTAATATGTTCGCCGACGTCAACCGCATTTTCCTATTTCGGCGCTCTCTGTGGAACTTTTGCag GTTTGGAACTCGGAGTAGACTATCATAAAGTCTACAGTGGACTCTGGGGTTACAATAGTCTCTTAACCGGAGCTGCTTTAGGAGGAAATCTGTTGGTGCTAAATAGTCAGACGACCGCTGCGACTTTCATGGCCatcatttttactttacttttACAGTATTCCATAGAATCAAtacttataaat ACGCGATTACCAATATTGACGCTACCGTTCGTAATATCAActtcattctttttaaaactGAGTAGTGGCAAGGAAGATCCAACGTTTCCGTGGCCTGTATCGCCAATCTCTTTTACTGAAAAACAGCGTCACGATTATCTCGTCCGTCGTGCGGCACTTAAAGAG gAAGGTACTTTAGAAGAACTTGAGGTCGTAATTCAGAATGAGACGAGGTTGATCCAGTCGAATAATTAA